In Polaribacter sp. L3A8, a genomic segment contains:
- a CDS encoding GYDIA family GHMP kinase: protein MNFYSNGKLLLTGEYLVLDGAKSLAIPTKFGQNLNIEKIKEPQIIWGSFTHTGECWFEAVFDLKKLRLINCTFNSDKEGSGEVIAETLLDILKEAKNLNPDFLKSENGFVVKTNLTFPRNWGLGTSSTLINSVASWAKVDAFQLLWNSFKGSGYDIACAQNDTPVFYQIENKKPVVEQVEFNPSFKENLFFVHLNQKQDSKEGIAKFRESNINFDKEIKRISEISDEFLTTKSLEEFEDLIVEHEQIISSIIKLKPVKEKLFPDYFGAIKSLGAWGGDFVLVTGDASTPSYFKNKGFETILTYSQMVL from the coding sequence ATGAATTTTTATTCTAACGGAAAACTTTTATTAACAGGAGAATATCTTGTTTTAGATGGCGCAAAATCTTTGGCAATTCCAACTAAATTTGGACAAAATTTAAATATTGAGAAAATAAAAGAACCTCAAATTATTTGGGGAAGTTTTACACACACCGGAGAATGTTGGTTTGAGGCTGTTTTCGATTTAAAAAAACTACGTTTGATAAATTGTACTTTCAACTCAGATAAAGAAGGAAGTGGAGAGGTTATTGCAGAAACGTTGTTAGATATTTTAAAAGAAGCTAAAAACTTAAATCCAGATTTTTTAAAATCAGAAAACGGATTTGTTGTAAAAACAAACCTTACATTCCCAAGAAATTGGGGATTAGGAACTTCATCAACATTAATAAATTCTGTAGCTTCTTGGGCAAAAGTAGATGCTTTTCAATTGCTTTGGAATTCCTTTAAAGGAAGTGGTTATGATATTGCTTGTGCACAAAACGATACGCCAGTTTTTTATCAAATAGAAAATAAAAAACCTGTTGTTGAGCAAGTGGAATTCAATCCGAGTTTTAAAGAGAATTTGTTTTTTGTTCATTTAAATCAGAAGCAAGATTCTAAAGAAGGAATTGCAAAGTTCAGGGAGAGTAACATTAATTTTGATAAAGAAATAAAAAGAATTTCAGAAATTTCTGATGAATTTTTAACTACAAAATCATTAGAAGAATTTGAAGATTTAATTGTAGAACATGAACAAATTATTAGTTCTATTATCAAATTGAAACCGGTAAAAGAAAAATTATTTCCAGATTATTTTGGAGCCATAAAAAGTTTAGGTGCTTGGGGAGGAGATTTTGTTTTAGTTACAGGAGACGCATCAACACCAAGCTATTTTAAAAATAAAGGATTTGAAACCATATTGACTTACAGTCAGATGGTTTTATAA
- a CDS encoding thioredoxin family protein: MKNFKLLIAILLFCLNINAQENIKWLGFEEAIKLNKKNPKPILIDVYTDWCGYCKKMDLNTYSNKTIGDYINKNFYAVKLDGEGKKDILFNEHTFKYQKEGRRGYNQLAATLMDGKLSYPTTLFLTEKEELLDRIPGYLDTETMEKVLVYFSEKIYETKKWGEFDKDFKSNL; the protein is encoded by the coding sequence ATGAAAAACTTTAAATTACTTATTGCAATTTTACTATTTTGTTTGAATATAAATGCACAAGAAAATATAAAATGGCTTGGTTTTGAAGAGGCCATTAAATTAAATAAAAAGAATCCTAAACCTATTTTAATTGATGTCTATACAGATTGGTGTGGCTATTGTAAAAAAATGGATTTAAACACTTATTCTAATAAGACTATAGGCGATTATATTAATAAAAACTTTTATGCCGTTAAACTAGATGGAGAAGGCAAAAAGGACATTCTTTTTAATGAACATACCTTTAAATATCAAAAAGAAGGAAGACGTGGTTATAACCAATTAGCTGCTACTTTAATGGATGGTAAATTATCTTACCCAACCACATTATTTCTGACTGAAAAAGAGGAATTATTAGACAGAATTCCTGGGTATTTAGATACAGAAACAATGGAAAAGGTATTGGTCTATTTTTCTGAAAAAATATACGAAACTAAAAAATGGGGTGAATTTGATAAAGATTTTAAAAGTAATTTGTAA
- a CDS encoding DUF1569 domain-containing protein, translated as MLSEEPNALKFNSVGEAIHDLFIQIDAFKIHFETAKAENHPFFGELNYEYWQKFHVKHFTHHFKQFGLV; from the coding sequence ATGTTGTCTGAAGAACCAAATGCCTTAAAATTTAATTCTGTAGGTGAAGCAATTCATGATTTATTCATTCAAATTGATGCTTTTAAGATTCATTTTGAAACAGCCAAAGCTGAAAATCATCCGTTTTTTGGGGAATTAAATTATGAGTATTGGCAAAAATTTCATGTAAAACATTTTACACATCATTTTAAACAATTTGGATTGGTATAA
- a CDS encoding peptide MFS transporter has product MNTDIENLFKDKVIGHPAGLFVLFFTEMWERFSFYGMRILLVLFLTAPLIGDNPGWEWPREHALALIGTYASLLYLTPIVGGWVADKITGYKWAVVIGCFIMMLGHASMVFETQFTLYLGLALLVIGTGFFKPNVTSMISEMYKGKESKKDGAYTIFYMGVNAGAFFGMMLCGYLAENIGWSWGFGLAGIFMFLGMLQFWLAKDLFGSIGEKPSKVYEVELAQNINEVSPTEQNSSEEKLNPFTGLDKILIILSALGGVLYLFNDPMSKVGDINILDFKIGSMDGSNVTILTALVLFLYLVISRISRYTKIIRDKIIAVAIFGIFTVFFFAAFEQSLGSMTIFARDYTGRTLAGSSAMIFKIIDLILTVGPLAIITWVLYLLFKKTYSKIPFSNIILGLAFVTLWGIVIWKVNREFSADATEVGASWFGILNSFFIITLAPLFSKWWESKYNPSAAMKYGLGLILLGLGFGVLVIGTMGIEQGAKTASVSMFFLIFAYLFHTMGELCISPVGLSYLSKLVPGRMIGFMFGIWYLAIAIGQKAAGTMGGMIDKITEEHSLSTFFLIFTLVPIAVGLISIVLNPLLKKLMHGVK; this is encoded by the coding sequence ATGAATACAGACATAGAAAACCTGTTTAAAGACAAGGTTATTGGACATCCTGCTGGATTATTTGTTTTATTTTTCACAGAAATGTGGGAACGTTTTTCATTTTACGGAATGAGAATTTTATTGGTACTGTTTTTAACAGCTCCATTAATTGGTGATAACCCTGGTTGGGAATGGCCAAGAGAACATGCGTTAGCTTTAATTGGTACCTATGCATCTCTTTTATATTTAACACCTATTGTTGGTGGTTGGGTTGCTGATAAAATTACGGGATATAAGTGGGCAGTAGTTATTGGTTGTTTTATTATGATGTTAGGCCATGCTTCTATGGTATTTGAAACACAATTTACATTATACTTAGGTTTAGCATTATTAGTTATTGGTACTGGTTTTTTTAAACCGAATGTAACTTCTATGATTTCTGAAATGTATAAAGGAAAAGAATCTAAAAAAGATGGAGCTTACACCATATTTTACATGGGAGTTAACGCAGGTGCTTTTTTCGGAATGATGCTTTGTGGATATTTAGCAGAAAATATTGGATGGTCTTGGGGCTTTGGTCTTGCAGGAATTTTTATGTTTTTAGGAATGTTACAATTCTGGTTAGCTAAAGATTTATTTGGTAGTATTGGAGAAAAACCATCAAAAGTATACGAAGTAGAACTTGCTCAAAACATTAATGAAGTTAGTCCAACAGAACAGAACTCATCAGAAGAAAAATTAAATCCTTTTACAGGGTTAGATAAAATTTTGATTATACTTTCTGCATTAGGAGGTGTTTTATATCTTTTTAATGACCCAATGTCTAAAGTTGGAGATATTAATATTTTAGATTTTAAAATAGGATCTATGGATGGTTCTAACGTTACCATTCTAACAGCATTGGTGCTATTCTTATATTTAGTAATCTCTAGAATCTCTAGATATACCAAAATTATTAGAGACAAGATTATTGCCGTTGCTATCTTCGGAATTTTTACGGTATTTTTCTTTGCTGCTTTTGAGCAATCTTTAGGTTCAATGACCATTTTTGCTAGAGATTATACAGGAAGAACACTTGCAGGATCATCTGCAATGATATTTAAAATAATCGATTTAATATTAACAGTAGGTCCTTTGGCAATTATTACTTGGGTGCTCTATTTATTATTTAAGAAAACATATTCTAAAATTCCTTTTTCTAATATCATTTTAGGGTTGGCATTTGTTACTCTTTGGGGAATTGTTATTTGGAAAGTAAACAGAGAATTTAGTGCAGATGCAACAGAAGTTGGTGCTTCTTGGTTTGGTATCTTAAATTCATTCTTTATCATTACACTCGCTCCTTTGTTTTCTAAATGGTGGGAAAGTAAATACAACCCAAGTGCAGCTATGAAATATGGTTTAGGTCTTATTCTTTTAGGTTTAGGTTTTGGCGTATTAGTTATAGGTACAATGGGTATAGAACAAGGAGCTAAAACAGCTTCTGTTAGTATGTTTTTCTTAATATTTGCTTATTTATTTCATACCATGGGAGAACTTTGTATCTCACCAGTAGGTTTATCTTACCTAAGTAAATTAGTACCAGGTAGAATGATTGGTTTTATGTTTGGTATTTGGTATTTAGCCATTGCAATAGGACAAAAAGCTGCAGGTACAATGGGAGGAATGATTGATAAAATAACAGAAGAACACTCATTAAGTACTTTCTTTTTAATTTTTACGTTAGTACCAATAGCTGTTGGTTTAATATCTATTGTTTTAAACCCTTTATTAAAAAAACTAATGCACGGAGTAAAGTAA
- a CDS encoding S9 family peptidase has product MKKRIFFVTILLLTSYISTAQTTPKQTSNLKEITLEEIWNGTFSAERMNSLNSMNGDFYAVLDYNRQTRSVSVDKYSYKTLEKVETIVNSANLKDLNSFSSYSFNNDETKLILGTNFKKIYRHSFKGTFYAYDIASKNLTLIEENIQEPVFSPDNKNIAYAKDNNIFIKNLASNNSIQVTNDGKINEVINGITDWVYEEEFAFVRAFEWNKTGTHLAFLRFDETNVPTFSMDIVGTELYPTQQVFKYPKAGEKNADVTLHMYTLSTASTKKISLGDYEYIPRIKWSNDADVLVATTLNRHQNNLKLHKVNPIKATTVLLLNETDKAYIDITDNLTFLADNSFIWTSEKDGYNHIYHYDFNGKLINQITKGNWEVTNYYGFNEKKKTIYYQSVENGSINRGVYAINLNGKRKKLLSNEGGQNTAAFSKNLNFFINTYSSAETPPVYSLYTAKGKMLKVIKDNVALKERLSAYKMSPKEFSTININGNDLNMWMVKPLDFDETKKYPLLMFQYSGPGSQQVGNTWNGSNDYWHNMLAQKGIIVVCIDGRGTGYKGADFKKVTQKELGKYEVEDQIAAAKKLVERSYIDKNNVGIWGWSYGGFMSTNCILKGNDIFTTAIAVAPVTSWRFYDSVYTERYMQTPQENASGYDDNSPINYADKLKGNYLLVHGTGDDNVHVQNSYRMINSLIEANKQFDMFIVPDRTHSIYKGRNMRLNLFTKMTNFIDENLNNKSNK; this is encoded by the coding sequence ATGAAAAAAAGAATCTTTTTTGTAACTATTCTATTATTAACAAGTTACATATCTACAGCACAAACAACACCAAAACAAACATCAAATTTAAAAGAAATTACGCTAGAAGAAATCTGGAACGGAACGTTTTCTGCAGAAAGAATGAATTCTTTAAACTCTATGAATGGCGATTTTTATGCTGTTTTAGACTATAATAGACAAACTAGATCGGTATCTGTAGACAAATACAGCTACAAAACGTTAGAAAAAGTAGAAACAATTGTAAATAGCGCCAATTTAAAGGACTTAAATAGCTTTTCATCTTACAGTTTTAATAATGATGAAACCAAATTGATTTTAGGTACAAACTTCAAGAAAATATATAGACATTCTTTTAAAGGAACTTTTTATGCGTATGATATTGCATCAAAAAATTTAACTTTAATTGAAGAAAATATTCAAGAACCTGTTTTTTCTCCGGATAATAAAAATATAGCCTATGCAAAAGACAACAATATTTTTATAAAAAATCTAGCATCAAACAATAGTATACAAGTTACAAATGATGGTAAAATAAATGAAGTAATTAATGGTATTACAGATTGGGTTTACGAAGAAGAATTTGCCTTTGTAAGAGCTTTTGAGTGGAACAAAACCGGAACACATTTGGCTTTTTTACGTTTTGATGAAACAAATGTTCCTACTTTTTCTATGGATATTGTTGGTACTGAATTATACCCAACACAACAAGTCTTTAAATACCCAAAAGCCGGAGAAAAAAATGCAGATGTAACGTTACACATGTACACATTATCAACAGCAAGTACAAAGAAAATTTCTTTAGGCGATTACGAATATATTCCTAGAATTAAATGGTCTAATGATGCCGATGTTTTAGTAGCAACAACTTTAAATCGCCATCAAAATAATTTAAAATTACACAAAGTAAATCCTATAAAAGCAACAACAGTTTTATTATTAAATGAAACTGACAAAGCATATATTGATATTACAGACAACCTTACTTTTTTAGCTGACAACAGTTTTATTTGGACGAGCGAAAAAGACGGTTACAACCACATTTATCATTATGATTTTAACGGAAAACTCATCAACCAAATTACAAAAGGGAACTGGGAAGTAACTAATTACTATGGTTTTAACGAAAAAAAGAAAACCATTTACTATCAATCTGTAGAAAATGGTTCTATTAACAGAGGTGTTTACGCTATCAATTTAAATGGAAAACGTAAAAAATTATTAAGTAATGAAGGTGGTCAAAATACGGCTGCTTTTAGTAAAAACTTAAACTTTTTCATCAACACGTATTCTTCTGCAGAAACTCCGCCTGTTTATTCTTTATATACAGCTAAAGGGAAAATGTTAAAAGTGATAAAAGATAATGTTGCTTTAAAAGAACGATTATCAGCATATAAAATGAGTCCTAAAGAATTTTCTACCATTAACATTAATGGAAACGACTTAAATATGTGGATGGTAAAACCTTTAGATTTTGATGAGACAAAGAAATATCCACTTTTAATGTTTCAATATTCTGGTCCTGGTTCTCAACAAGTTGGAAATACTTGGAACGGGAGCAACGACTACTGGCATAATATGTTGGCACAAAAAGGAATTATTGTAGTTTGTATTGATGGACGCGGAACAGGTTATAAAGGTGCCGATTTTAAAAAGGTAACTCAGAAAGAATTAGGTAAATACGAAGTTGAAGATCAAATTGCAGCTGCAAAAAAATTAGTAGAACGTTCTTATATCGACAAAAACAATGTTGGTATTTGGGGATGGTCTTATGGTGGTTTTATGAGTACAAATTGTATTTTAAAAGGAAATGATATTTTTACAACAGCCATTGCCGTTGCTCCTGTTACTTCTTGGCGTTTTTATGATTCTGTTTATACAGAACGATATATGCAAACTCCACAAGAAAATGCAAGTGGTTATGATGATAATTCGCCTATAAATTATGCCGATAAATTAAAAGGAAACTACTTATTGGTTCATGGAACTGGTGATGATAATGTGCATGTACAAAACTCTTACAGAATGATAAATTCTTTAATTGAAGCGAATAAACAATTTGATATGTTTATTGTACCAGACAGAACACACAGCATTTATAAAGGAAGAAATATGCGTTTAAATTTGTTTACAAAAATGACTAACTTTATCGACGAGAATTTAAATAACAAATCAAACAAATAA
- a CDS encoding peptide MFS transporter, which yields MSNTAKLPHQKELFGHPVGLYVLFFTEMWERFSYYGMRSILVIYMIAQASDKNGPGLGWTELEAYQLYGWYVMLVYLISIPGGILADKVLGQKKTVMLGAVLLSIGHGVLAIEQDWAFFTGLGFIIIGVGCLKPNISTMVGGLYKKGDIRRDKGFSIFYIGINLGSLLATTFIGLVVAKWGWHAGFGLAGIAMILGLVVYIWGQKFITHVGNKVVAKESKDNVSIGKIFGNIFKSPIHLGIMTVMIVLSLYFGYTKEGVDHWGYGALFVFLSLVVGLLMMIYKDLESKIMKDRFLVLLLSFLLVVVFWGAFEQAGGLMSVYTEQKTDRMLFGMLIPTPMFQGLNAGFIILLAVWIANIWAKRKLKNKEASSLFKMATGTIIMGLGFVFMILAVREYEANGSSGMQWLILAYLFHTIGELSSSPVSLSFVTKLAPVKYASLMMGLYFAATGLGGKVAGVLGEKSAEFGEYTIFTGIVIFTVIFGLLVIALLKPLKRLTHGAEDNEVEIHDNEAEGFELAD from the coding sequence ATGAGCAATACTGCTAAGTTACCGCACCAAAAAGAATTATTTGGTCACCCAGTTGGGTTATACGTTTTATTTTTTACAGAAATGTGGGAGCGCTTTTCTTATTATGGAATGCGTTCTATTTTGGTAATTTATATGATTGCGCAAGCATCAGATAAAAATGGACCTGGTTTAGGATGGACAGAGTTAGAAGCATATCAATTATATGGTTGGTATGTAATGTTGGTGTACCTTATCTCTATTCCTGGAGGGATATTAGCAGACAAAGTATTAGGCCAAAAAAAGACAGTAATGTTAGGTGCTGTACTTCTATCTATAGGTCATGGAGTATTAGCAATTGAACAAGATTGGGCATTTTTTACTGGTTTGGGTTTTATTATTATTGGTGTTGGGTGTTTAAAACCTAATATTTCTACAATGGTTGGTGGTCTTTATAAAAAAGGCGATATCAGAAGAGATAAAGGATTTAGTATCTTTTATATTGGTATTAATTTAGGCTCTTTATTAGCAACAACTTTTATTGGATTGGTTGTAGCTAAATGGGGATGGCACGCTGGATTTGGTCTTGCAGGAATTGCAATGATACTTGGTTTAGTTGTATATATATGGGGACAAAAATTTATAACTCATGTAGGTAATAAAGTTGTAGCAAAAGAAAGTAAAGACAATGTATCTATTGGAAAAATATTTGGAAATATATTCAAATCCCCAATACACTTAGGGATAATGACAGTGATGATAGTTTTATCACTATATTTTGGATACACTAAAGAAGGTGTTGATCACTGGGGATACGGAGCACTCTTTGTATTTTTATCTTTAGTAGTAGGTTTATTAATGATGATTTATAAAGATTTAGAATCTAAAATAATGAAAGATAGATTCCTAGTACTTTTATTATCTTTCTTATTAGTTGTTGTATTTTGGGGTGCATTTGAGCAAGCTGGAGGCTTAATGAGTGTTTATACAGAGCAAAAAACAGATAGAATGTTATTTGGTATGCTTATACCTACACCTATGTTTCAAGGTTTAAATGCTGGCTTCATTATTTTATTAGCGGTTTGGATTGCAAATATATGGGCAAAAAGAAAACTTAAAAATAAAGAAGCTTCTTCATTATTTAAAATGGCAACGGGAACCATTATTATGGGACTAGGTTTTGTTTTTATGATTCTTGCTGTTAGAGAATATGAAGCAAATGGTAGTTCTGGTATGCAATGGTTAATTTTAGCATATCTATTCCATACAATTGGTGAATTATCTTCATCACCAGTATCTTTATCATTTGTTACAAAATTAGCACCTGTAAAATATGCATCATTAATGATGGGATTATATTTTGCTGCAACTGGCCTTGGAGGTAAAGTTGCAGGTGTTTTAGGTGAAAAATCAGCTGAGTTTGGTGAATATACTATTTTTACAGGAATAGTAATATTTACTGTAATTTTCGGGCTACTAGTAATCGCACTACTTAAACCTTTAAAAAGATTAACTCATGGTGCTGAAGATAATGAAGTTGAAATTCACGATAATGAAGCAGAAGGCTTTGAATTAGCAGACTAA